The sequence ACACCGAAAATCCGAGAGAGGCACCCCCATGGCGATCCCCGTTCAACCCCTGGTCTCCGTGCGCGGCACAGCCATCGCGCTGCACGGCGACGACATCGACACGGACCGGATCATCCCCGCCCGGCACCTGAAGTCGCTCACCTTTGACGCGCTCGGCGACCACGTCTTCGAGGGCGACCGCCGCATCGCCACCGCGGCGGGCCGGGCGCACCCGTTCGACGCGCCCGAGCACGCCACCGCGTCCATCCTGCTGACCGCGGAGAACTTCGGCTGCGGCTCCTCGCGCGAGCACGCCCCGCAAGCGCTCCACCGCTGGGGCATCCGGGCGATCGCCGGAGTGAGCTTCGGCGAGATCTTCAGCGGCAACTCGGCGACCATCGGCCTGCCGTGCGTGCTGCTGACGCCCGTCGACGCCGCCGCGGCGCGGGCCGCGGTGGACGCGGACCCGGCCCTCGAAGTGGTCGTCGACCTGGAGCGGAGCGAGTTGCGGGCCGGCTCTCTGCGCTGGCCGGTGACCATCAACGAGTCGCAGCGCCGGCGCTTCGTGGCCGGGAACTGGGACACCCTGAGCACCCTGTCAGAAGCCGGTGCGGCCATCTCCGCGGTTGCCCAGCGCCTTCCGTACCTGCACAACTGGCATGTCGCGGCCTGAGCGCGCAGCGGCCGGGCCCACGAGGGCGGCCGCGGTGGTGGCCGCGGCGGCGGGCACGCTCGTCATGCCCGCCTGCCACGGCTACCCCGGCCTCGCCGACCTGGTGCGGCGCTGCCACCCCGAGGCGGGCCTGAGGATCGAGGTGCACCCGGGCGCGCCCGAGTCATCCGTGGCGTGGGCGGACCGTATCCGCGGCGCCGACAGCGTCCTGCACTTCTTCGACTCGGGCGCTCTGGACACCGAGGCGCTGGTGGCCGAGCGGCCCCGCCGGGTCGTGATCGCCGGGCCGGCCGCCGCCGTGGTGGACATGGCGGCGATGCGCGCGGCCGGCGTCGAGGTCTACGACACGCCGGGCCTGGCGGCCGACACCGTCGCCGAGTTCACGCTCACCGTGATGCTCGCTCTGGCCCACCGCCTGCCGTCGGCGGTCGGCGCGCCGGGCGACTGGCGCGCCGTGGCCGGCCGGGATCTGGCCGGGCGCACCCTCGGCATCGTCGGCTGGGGCCGGATCGGCGCCCGGCTGGCCCGGCTGGCCCAGGCCATCGGCATGGACGTGGCGGCGTGGTCGCCGTCGCTGGGGGAGGAGGCCGCGCGCGCCGTCGGCGTCCGGCGCCGCGAACTCGACACGCTGCTGGCCGAGTCGGAGGTCGTCAGCCTGCACCTGCGGGCGGTACCCGAGACCCGCGGCATTCTCGACGCGCGCAGGCTGGCGCTGCTGCGGCCCGACGCCCTGCTGGTGAACACCGCCCGCGCCGCCCTGCTGGACATGGCCGAACTGCGCCGCCGGCTGCGGGCGGACCTGCTGGGTGGTGCAGCCCTGGACGTCCTGGACGTGGAACCGCTGCCGGCGCGGGACCCGTTGGCCGCGCACCCGCGGGTGCTGGTCACGCCGCACATGGCCTGGATGACCGACGACGCGGTCGGGCGTTTCCTGGCCGCGGCCGCCGCGTTCGGCATGGACAACGACAACCGGTCGGTCCGGCGCGTCACATGAAGGGGCCGGACCGCCGCACCACCACGGGGGAGGGACGATGACCACCACGCCGCGGGTTCCGGAGATATTCGTCGGCGACGACCACGTGCTCGGTGACGTACTCGCGCAGGTGGCGGAGCACTTCGAGCGGGCAGGGGTACGGGTCGTTCGAGGGCCCGCCGAGCCCGCGCCGGCCAGGACCGACTACCCGCCGCACCAGTGGCCGCGCTACTTCTCCCGGGCGTCCGTGGCCGTGATCAGCTCGCGGACGCTGATCGGACCGGAGCTGATGGGCTGGGCGGAGAACCTGCGGGGCGTGGTCTTCGCCTCCAGCAGCACCGCGTCCTGCGACCTGAACGCGGCCACCGCCCACGGCGTCCTGGTCGCCAACGGGGCCACCCCGCAGAACATGGAGAGCATGGCCGAGTCCACGGTCATGCTGATGTCCGCCCTCATGCTCGAACTCCCCGCCAAACAAGCTCAGTTGGCGCGCTCCCTGGCCAGGCCCGCACCCTACGAGCAGACCGGCCGGATGCTGGCCGGCTCCACGGTCGGCCTGCTGGGCTACGGGCGGATCGCCCGCGAGGTGGTCGCCCGGCTGCGCGGCTGGCGGGTCGGCCGGATACTGGTCGCCACCCGGCGTCCCGAGCACTACGCGGGCACCGAGGGCGCCGCGGACGTCGAGTTCACCGACGTCGACACCCTGCTGGGCCGGAGCGACGTGGTCAGCCTCCACCTGCCGCTGACCGCCACCACCCGCGGCCTGATCGGCGCCGACGAGCTCGCCCGGATGAAGCCCGGCGCGGTCCTGCTCAACACCGCGCGCGGCGGGCTGGTCGACGAGGCGGCGCTCGCCCGCGCCCTCACCTCCGGCCGGCTGCGCGGCGCGGCGATCGACACCTTCGCGGTGGAACCGGTGCCCGCGGACCACCCGCTGCGCCGGCTCGACAACGTCATCCTCACCGAGCACATCGTGGGGCACACCCGAGAGCTGTTCGACTCGCTGGCCCCCACCGCGATCCGCAACGTCACCGCCCTGCTCGACGGGCGGCCGCCGCAGTACCTGGCCAACCCGGGCGTCCTGCGGAGACCTTCGCGCATCGGGCAGCCCTCGCGCGCCTGACCGCGGACCGGCGGATCGGTCGAGCGCACGCAATCGCATCGCACCAGACTCACCAGTCAGGAGAGCACACATGCGGATGGCAGAGCAGCAGTCCTTCGACGTGGAGACCGACGTCGTCGTCATCGGTTACGGCTACGCGGGAGCCGCCACCGCCATCACCGCCCACGACGCCGGGGCCGAGGTGGTGATCCTGGAGAAGATGGCCCAGCCCGGCGGCAACTCCCGCGTCAGCGGCGGCAACTGCGTGATCCCCCGGGACAGCGACGAGGCCGTGCGGGGCTTCACCGACTACCTCGACCGGCTCTGCTTCGGGACGACCCCGCGCCCGGTGCTCGAAGCGCTGGTCACCGAGGCGCGCTCGCTGGTCAAGTGGGCCGCCGACCTCGGCGGCGACCTGCACATCCCCGAGCAGCTCATCGTCTCCGGCACCTACCCGCGCACCATCAAGGGCCCCGGCTTCCCCAAGGTGCCCGGCGGCAGGGGGAACTTCGACAAGTACTGCATCCGCGGGGACGCCGACGTCCCGCCGTCCCTGCGGCTGTGGAACCTGCTGTCCGGCAACGTGGCCGAGCGGTCGGTCCAGGTCCGGCTGGGCACCGCGGCGCGCGACCTGCTCACCGACGCGTCGGGCGGGGTGGTCGGCGTCGTGGCGACGGCCGGCGGCCGACAGATCACGATCGGGGCCCGCAAGGGCGTCGTGCTGACCTGCGGCGGCTTCGAGAACGACCCGGAACTGAAATGGGACTACGCGCCGCCCAAGCCGCTGAAGTTCGCCGGGAACCCCGGCAACACCGGAGACGGTATACGTATGGCGCAACGCGTCGGCGCCGACCTGTGGCACATGACCCGCACCTCCACCATCGTCGGTTTTCAGGCACCGGAGTTCGAGGCGGCGTTCGGCATCTTCTTCCCGTCCGACGGATTTATCTACACCGACCGGGCCGGGAACCGCTACGTCGACGAGACCGGAATCGAGCTGCACGAGTTCTACCGGGTGTTCTCCCACTTCGACGCCGAGAACGTGGAGTTCCCGCGGATACCGAGCTGGGCGATTTTCAACGAGCAGACCCGGCTGGCCGGGCCGCTCACCTGGAACACGAGCGGCTACAACCGCGACCTGTACCGCTGGAGCCCCGACAACGCGGCGGAGGTCGAGCGCGGCTGGATCGTCGAGGCCGGCTCGGTCGAAGAGTTGGCCGAACGGCTCGACATGGACGCGTCCGTGGTCACCGCCACCCTCACCCGCTACAACGCGGCCTGCGCCGACGGTCAGGACGCCGAGTTCGGCCGCTCGGCGGCCACCCTGAAGCCGCTGGCGCCCCCGTTCTACGCGATCCCGCTGCACCCGGTGGTCCTCAACACCCAGGGCGGCGCCAAGCGGGACGAGCAGGGGCGGGTCATCGGCACCGACGGGAACCCGATTCCGCGGCTGTTCTCGGCCGGAGAATTCGGCTCGGTGTGGGGATACCTTTACCAGGGGGCGAGCAACATCACCGAATGCCTGGTTTTCGGCCGCATCGCCGGCGCCAATGCGGCGTCCGCGGCGAGCGTCTGAAGGCCGCCGCAAGCGCTCGGTTGCGGGCAGGTTAAAACCGCAACAACGCCTGACGGTTTCCCTTTTCGTTCGCACGGATATGCGACATGATTGAAGCCGGAGAAATGAGATCCATTTCTCCGGCTTCATCATCCGAGGGAAGTGGAATGAATCTTCATACATCCTCTCCCGCGCTGCCGAAACTCCATGGCAGCGGCGACTTCTTCGCCCGCACGCAAAGCGCGCTCACGTGGCAGCGAGCGCTGTGCCTCAACCCCGGGCAGGTGGCGGACGACGTACTCCAGGACCTGCTCGACCAGGCCAGGAGCACCGCTTTCGGCCGCCAGCACCACCTGGGCTCCGTCGCCACCTCCGGCCAGTGGAAGCGGGCCCTGCCGATCCGCGCCTACGAGGGCTTCCGCCCCTACGTGGAGCGCCAGTTGGCGGGTGAGCCGCAGGTCCTCACCCGCAGCGCGCCCTACGCCTTCCTCAAGACGTCCGGCTCCTCCGGGCTGCCCAAGTACGTTCCCAGCACCCGGCACTGGCGGGACCACTACCGCGGCCGCGGCCTCTATGCCCAGTGGGGGCTCTACTTCGAGAAGGTCGGCCGGCCGCGCCCGTTCAGCTCCGGCCTGCTCGACCTGTCCTGGGAGCGAGCCCCCGTCGCCGTCGAGCACCAGGGCTTCCCCGTCTACAGCATCTCCCGCCGGCCCGGCGCGGTCGGAGCCGAGGACTGGGTGCCGCCGTGGTACGACACTCCCTGGTTCACCGGTGACGACGACGAGGAGTACGGCGACAGCCTCTACCGCAAGCTGCGGCTGCTGGTGGGCGGCGACGTCCGGCTGCTGGTCACCCTCAACCCCTCCAAGATCGTCGGCCTGGCCGAGCAACTCGCCGCGCGCGGAACGGAACTCGTCCGGGACGTGCACGAGGGCACCGTGGCCGGACGCGCCTTCCAGGGCGCGTCCGCCGATCCCGAACTCGCCCGGCGCATCCAGCTGATGCTCGACCGCGGCGACGCGGGCCTGCGCCTCACCGACCTGTGGCCCAACCTCTCCCTGGTGGTGTGCTGGAACTCCGCCTCCGCCGGCCTGTACCGGGACTGGCTGGAGAACGTCACGCCCGGCATCCCGAAGCTGCCCTTCAGCACGACGGGCACCGAGGGCATCGTCACCCTCCCCGTCGACGACCACCCGTCGGCCGGCCCGCTCGCCGTCGACCAGGGGTGGTACGAGTTCGCCCCGTACGAGGACGGCGACGACGGCGGCCCGCTCGCGTCCGACGCCGAGACCGTGGACTTCCACGAGGTGGAGGTCGGCCGCTCCTACCGCCTGGTGATGAGCCAGGCCAACGGCCTCTACCGGTACGACATCGGGGACGTCTACAAGGTCGTCGGCAAGGTGGGCGCCGTCCCCCGGCTGGAGTTCTCCGGCCGGGCCGGCTTCGCCAGCTCGTTCACCGGCGAGAAGCTCACCGAGACCCACATCCACGATTCCCTGCGGCTGGCCTTCGCCCCCGCCTGGGGTGCGCTGCCCCTGTTCACCTGCATCCCCTCGTGGGGGACCCCGCCCGGATACGTCATCGCCGTGGAGTGGCCCGAGGGCCTGGGCGCCGTCGCCGAGGCCGAGCTCGCCGTCGGCGCCGAGCGCGCGCTGCAACGGCTCAACTCCGAGTACGCGGAGAAGCGCCGTACCGACCGGCTCACCCCGCTGCGGGTCCTGCCGCTCGTCGCCGGAAGCTTCGGCCTGATCGCGGAGGAGCAGCGCCGGCGCGGAGCCGCGGCCATGCAGATCAAGCACCACTGGATACAGCGCAACGACGCGCTGCTGGACATCGTCACCGAGATGGGCCTGACCGTCCGCCGGTGACCACCGCGCCGGGCCACCGGCCCCGGCACCCCAGCCCTTCTGCCATGAGAGGTCATCGCCTCGCCATGCCCATGGACCATGACGCAACGTTACCGGTCGCACGCAGCACCGAGGAGTTTCCCGCTGCGGACGGCACCCCGCTCAGCCTCCACCGGTGGCTCCCGACCGACCGAGCCCCCGAAGCGGCCCTCTTCTACATCCACGGCCTGCAGAGCCACGCCGGCTGGCTCTTCGAGACCGGCGCCGAACTAGCCGGAAGGGGGATCGCGGTCTACGCGCCGGATCGCCGCGGCTCCGGTGCCAGCGGCGGCCTGCGCGGCCACCTCCCCTCCGCCGCGAGCGTGCTGGACGACTACGCGGCACTGTTCGACGTGGTCCGCGACCGCACGCCCGGGCTGCCCCTCACCGTCGTCGGCCAGAGCTTCGGCGGCAGCCTGCTCGCCGCGCTGCTGTCCACCACGCGCATCGCCCCCGACGCCGCCGTGTTCTGCGCGCCTGCCCTCGGCCAGCAGCATGCCCGGCTCGGCAGGGACGGCATGGCGGAGCTGCTGAAGCTGGAGGGGACCTGCCGCACCCCGGTCGCCCTGTCCGACACCGACTACACCGACGATCCGCGCTACCTGGCAGCCATGGCCAACGACCATCTGATGCTTCGTCAGGTCAGCGACCGGTTCCGCTCGGTCATGGCCGAGCTCGAACTCGCCTATACCGCGGCCGGACCCTGGTGCCCGTTCGCGGTACGCG comes from Streptomyces sp. NBC_00448 and encodes:
- a CDS encoding 3-isopropylmalate dehydratase small subunit produces the protein MAIPVQPLVSVRGTAIALHGDDIDTDRIIPARHLKSLTFDALGDHVFEGDRRIATAAGRAHPFDAPEHATASILLTAENFGCGSSREHAPQALHRWGIRAIAGVSFGEIFSGNSATIGLPCVLLTPVDAAAARAAVDADPALEVVVDLERSELRAGSLRWPVTINESQRRRFVAGNWDTLSTLSEAGAAISAVAQRLPYLHNWHVAA
- a CDS encoding NAD(P)-dependent oxidoreductase; its protein translation is MSRPERAAAGPTRAAAVVAAAAGTLVMPACHGYPGLADLVRRCHPEAGLRIEVHPGAPESSVAWADRIRGADSVLHFFDSGALDTEALVAERPRRVVIAGPAAAVVDMAAMRAAGVEVYDTPGLAADTVAEFTLTVMLALAHRLPSAVGAPGDWRAVAGRDLAGRTLGIVGWGRIGARLARLAQAIGMDVAAWSPSLGEEAARAVGVRRRELDTLLAESEVVSLHLRAVPETRGILDARRLALLRPDALLVNTARAALLDMAELRRRLRADLLGGAALDVLDVEPLPARDPLAAHPRVLVTPHMAWMTDDAVGRFLAAAAAFGMDNDNRSVRRVT
- a CDS encoding 2-hydroxyacid dehydrogenase, whose protein sequence is MTTTPRVPEIFVGDDHVLGDVLAQVAEHFERAGVRVVRGPAEPAPARTDYPPHQWPRYFSRASVAVISSRTLIGPELMGWAENLRGVVFASSSTASCDLNAATAHGVLVANGATPQNMESMAESTVMLMSALMLELPAKQAQLARSLARPAPYEQTGRMLAGSTVGLLGYGRIAREVVARLRGWRVGRILVATRRPEHYAGTEGAADVEFTDVDTLLGRSDVVSLHLPLTATTRGLIGADELARMKPGAVLLNTARGGLVDEAALARALTSGRLRGAAIDTFAVEPVPADHPLRRLDNVILTEHIVGHTRELFDSLAPTAIRNVTALLDGRPPQYLANPGVLRRPSRIGQPSRA
- a CDS encoding FAD-dependent oxidoreductase; this encodes MRMAEQQSFDVETDVVVIGYGYAGAATAITAHDAGAEVVILEKMAQPGGNSRVSGGNCVIPRDSDEAVRGFTDYLDRLCFGTTPRPVLEALVTEARSLVKWAADLGGDLHIPEQLIVSGTYPRTIKGPGFPKVPGGRGNFDKYCIRGDADVPPSLRLWNLLSGNVAERSVQVRLGTAARDLLTDASGGVVGVVATAGGRQITIGARKGVVLTCGGFENDPELKWDYAPPKPLKFAGNPGNTGDGIRMAQRVGADLWHMTRTSTIVGFQAPEFEAAFGIFFPSDGFIYTDRAGNRYVDETGIELHEFYRVFSHFDAENVEFPRIPSWAIFNEQTRLAGPLTWNTSGYNRDLYRWSPDNAAEVERGWIVEAGSVEELAERLDMDASVVTATLTRYNAACADGQDAEFGRSAATLKPLAPPFYAIPLHPVVLNTQGGAKRDEQGRVIGTDGNPIPRLFSAGEFGSVWGYLYQGASNITECLVFGRIAGANAASAASV
- a CDS encoding GH3 auxin-responsive promoter family protein, translating into MNLHTSSPALPKLHGSGDFFARTQSALTWQRALCLNPGQVADDVLQDLLDQARSTAFGRQHHLGSVATSGQWKRALPIRAYEGFRPYVERQLAGEPQVLTRSAPYAFLKTSGSSGLPKYVPSTRHWRDHYRGRGLYAQWGLYFEKVGRPRPFSSGLLDLSWERAPVAVEHQGFPVYSISRRPGAVGAEDWVPPWYDTPWFTGDDDEEYGDSLYRKLRLLVGGDVRLLVTLNPSKIVGLAEQLAARGTELVRDVHEGTVAGRAFQGASADPELARRIQLMLDRGDAGLRLTDLWPNLSLVVCWNSASAGLYRDWLENVTPGIPKLPFSTTGTEGIVTLPVDDHPSAGPLAVDQGWYEFAPYEDGDDGGPLASDAETVDFHEVEVGRSYRLVMSQANGLYRYDIGDVYKVVGKVGAVPRLEFSGRAGFASSFTGEKLTETHIHDSLRLAFAPAWGALPLFTCIPSWGTPPGYVIAVEWPEGLGAVAEAELAVGAERALQRLNSEYAEKRRTDRLTPLRVLPLVAGSFGLIAEEQRRRGAAAMQIKHHWIQRNDALLDIVTEMGLTVRR
- a CDS encoding alpha/beta fold hydrolase, with the protein product MDHDATLPVARSTEEFPAADGTPLSLHRWLPTDRAPEAALFYIHGLQSHAGWLFETGAELAGRGIAVYAPDRRGSGASGGLRGHLPSAASVLDDYAALFDVVRDRTPGLPLTVVGQSFGGSLLAALLSTTRIAPDAAVFCAPALGQQHARLGRDGMAELLKLEGTCRTPVALSDTDYTDDPRYLAAMANDHLMLRQVSDRFRSVMAELELAYTAAGPWCPFAVRGPVYFATPERDAIIDLDVARGELARLQPEAVEVHFAADTHYLEFSAVRRQLWDWLADTAVLHTVCRERTQA